From a single Bacillus pseudomycoides DSM 12442 genomic region:
- a CDS encoding purine/pyrimidine permease, translating to MKTFLSALQWALFILAGSLIVPISVAASYGLEGAEAIAFVQRTLFVLGFAGLLQAIFGHRLPIQEGPAGLWWGIFSLYASLGVVLFGSNNETLRVLQYAFLLSGIICIILSIFGLIDKLVRYFTPTVIGTYLFLLVAQLSGSFLKGMFGLDGQHTEVQANVFILSLIVILLSFFILKLPIIGQYSVLFSIVFGWILFACFGLSNQVTPVTDLIRLPSLFVFGLPRIEWNMAITVVFVTLLLLTNMLASIRVVQKVVSTYEEGAVQNRFKHAGIITGINQLLGGLFSAIGPVAISGSAGFIATTNIYKRLPFLLGSSFIIVISIFPKITSFFAAIPVAVGYAAIYPVFASMIGLAFREYDTVENKERLFRVAGLSLFTGIGVMFVPPQAFSTLPPFLASFLSNGLVLGSVMAILLEVLFSRSKEKQPS from the coding sequence ATGAAAACATTTCTTTCTGCCTTGCAATGGGCATTATTTATTTTGGCCGGTAGCCTCATTGTACCAATTAGTGTTGCTGCTAGTTATGGCCTTGAAGGTGCTGAAGCAATTGCATTTGTACAACGAACGTTATTTGTTCTTGGCTTTGCTGGCCTTCTGCAAGCTATATTTGGTCATAGGCTACCGATTCAAGAAGGGCCAGCTGGTCTTTGGTGGGGAATCTTCTCACTATACGCGAGTTTAGGTGTCGTATTATTTGGATCAAATAATGAAACACTCCGCGTCTTACAATACGCATTTCTGTTAAGCGGCATCATCTGTATTATCCTTAGTATTTTTGGACTTATTGATAAACTTGTCCGTTATTTTACACCAACAGTAATTGGAACATATTTATTCCTTCTCGTTGCCCAGCTCAGCGGTTCTTTTCTAAAAGGAATGTTCGGCCTTGATGGACAACATACTGAAGTACAAGCAAACGTCTTTATTCTTTCACTCATTGTTATTTTACTATCTTTTTTTATTCTGAAGCTACCTATTATTGGACAATACTCTGTTCTGTTCAGCATTGTCTTTGGATGGATCCTATTTGCATGCTTCGGATTATCTAATCAGGTTACACCGGTAACAGATCTCATCCGTCTACCGTCTCTATTCGTGTTTGGATTGCCTCGTATCGAATGGAACATGGCAATTACCGTTGTCTTTGTCACACTGTTGCTCTTAACGAACATGTTGGCAAGCATCCGTGTTGTGCAAAAGGTTGTTTCTACATATGAAGAAGGTGCAGTTCAAAATCGATTCAAACATGCCGGAATTATAACGGGCATAAATCAGCTTTTAGGTGGTCTTTTCTCAGCAATTGGACCAGTAGCTATTTCAGGTTCAGCTGGATTTATTGCAACAACAAATATTTATAAACGCCTTCCTTTCCTATTAGGATCAAGTTTTATTATTGTAATTAGTATATTTCCAAAGATTACATCATTCTTCGCCGCTATTCCTGTCGCCGTTGGATATGCTGCTATTTATCCTGTATTTGCAAGTATGATTGGTCTTGCCTTCCGTGAATATGACACCGTAGAAAATAAAGAGCGTTTATTCCGCGTCGCTGGTCTGTCTCTTTTCACAGGAATCGGGGTTATGTTTGTCCCGCCGCAGGCATTTTCGACCCTGCCACCATTTTTAGCATCATTTTTAAGCAATGGCCTTGTACTTGGTTCTGTCATGGCTATTTTGCTTGAAGTTTTATTTTCCCGTTCAAAGGAAAAACAACCATCGTAA
- a CDS encoding Cof-type HAD-IIB family hydrolase, producing the protein MSYKMIVLDLDDTLLRDDHTISERTKQALMTAQEQGVKVVLASGRPTFGMRHIAKELRLEEYGSFILSFNGAKIINCKTDEELFSSTLSPEIVHNLYEISKEEDVWIHTYMGDDIITEENNPYTEIEGTLTGMSIIEVDSFITAVQEPVVKVLMNKEAERLVEVEKKLQKQLEGKLSVMRSKPYFLEFTEAGVTKGTSLNQLIQKLGIKREEVIAMGDSYNDQTMIEFAGLGVAMGNAPDDIKEIANYVTDTNMNDGVAKVVEKFVLKTEVLV; encoded by the coding sequence ATGTCTTATAAAATGATTGTTTTAGATTTAGATGATACTTTACTACGTGATGACCATACGATTTCAGAACGTACAAAACAGGCCTTAATGACTGCTCAAGAACAAGGTGTAAAAGTTGTGCTTGCTTCTGGCCGCCCAACATTTGGTATGCGTCATATTGCAAAGGAGCTTCGTCTAGAAGAATATGGAAGCTTCATCTTATCGTTTAATGGTGCAAAAATTATTAATTGTAAAACGGATGAAGAATTATTCAGCAGTACACTATCTCCTGAAATCGTTCACAATCTATATGAAATTAGTAAAGAAGAAGATGTTTGGATTCATACGTATATGGGCGATGATATTATAACGGAAGAAAATAATCCATATACAGAAATTGAAGGAACTCTTACAGGCATGTCAATTATTGAAGTAGACAGCTTTATCACTGCTGTACAAGAACCTGTTGTAAAAGTATTAATGAATAAAGAAGCTGAACGCCTTGTAGAAGTAGAGAAAAAACTTCAAAAACAACTAGAAGGCAAACTAAGTGTAATGCGTTCAAAACCATACTTCTTAGAGTTCACAGAAGCTGGTGTAACAAAAGGAACAAGCTTAAATCAATTGATTCAAAAACTTGGTATTAAGCGTGAGGAAGTAATCGCAATGGGCGATAGCTACAACGATCAAACAATGATCGAGTTCGCTGGCCTTGGTGTTGCGATGGGCAATGCTCCAGATGACATTAAAGAAATTGCAAACTACGTAACAGACACAAATATGAATGATGGCGTTGCTAAAGTTGTAGAGAAATTTGTGCTAAAAACCGAAGTTCTTGTTTAA
- a CDS encoding DUF3817 domain-containing protein, producing MLSTPIGRLRAIGLVEGISFLLLLFVAMPLKYFAGFATAVKITGMAHGVLFILFIFAVIQVTIVHRKSILWALGALIASVIPFGTFVLDAKLKNEPQ from the coding sequence ATGTTATCTACACCAATCGGAAGATTAAGAGCAATTGGATTAGTCGAAGGGATTTCCTTTCTACTACTATTATTTGTAGCGATGCCGTTAAAATACTTTGCGGGGTTTGCAACAGCAGTTAAAATTACAGGTATGGCTCATGGCGTTCTATTTATATTATTCATCTTTGCCGTGATTCAAGTAACAATCGTACATCGTAAGTCTATCTTATGGGCTTTAGGTGCGTTGATTGCTTCCGTTATCCCATTTGGTACATTTGTACTAGATGCAAAATTAAAAAATGAACCGCAGTGA
- a CDS encoding uracil-DNA glycosylase, which produces MEHILKNDWEPLLAPEFEKPYYQKLRQFLKEEYSTHVIYPKANDIFNALHYTSYKDTKVVILGQDPYHGPDQAHGLSFSVQPGVKTPPSLQNMYKELHADLGCEIPNNGYLVKWAEQGVLLLNAVLTVRQGEANSHKGKGWEHFTDRVIELLNEREKPLIFILWGRHAQAKKKLITNSNHHIIESVHPSPLSARRGFFGSKPFSKVNDLLSSMDEKKIDWQIPNL; this is translated from the coding sequence ATGGAACATATTTTAAAGAATGATTGGGAGCCGTTACTTGCACCAGAATTCGAGAAACCATATTATCAAAAACTAAGACAGTTTTTAAAAGAAGAATATAGTACCCATGTCATATATCCGAAAGCCAATGATATTTTTAATGCACTACATTATACAAGTTATAAGGATACAAAGGTTGTTATTTTAGGACAAGATCCATATCATGGACCAGATCAAGCGCATGGGTTAAGTTTTTCTGTGCAACCTGGCGTGAAAACACCACCATCACTGCAAAATATGTATAAAGAATTGCATGCAGATCTTGGTTGTGAAATTCCGAATAACGGTTATTTAGTGAAATGGGCAGAGCAAGGCGTATTATTACTTAATGCGGTGTTAACTGTGAGACAAGGGGAAGCAAATTCTCATAAGGGAAAAGGATGGGAGCATTTCACAGATCGTGTTATTGAACTGTTAAATGAACGTGAAAAACCTTTAATTTTCATATTGTGGGGGCGCCATGCACAAGCAAAGAAAAAACTGATTACAAACTCGAATCATCATATTATTGAATCTGTACATCCAAGTCCTTTATCAGCAAGACGAGGTTTCTTTGGCAGCAAGCCGTTTTCAAAAGTAAATGACCTCTTATCTAGTATGGATGAGAAAAAAATTGATTGGCAAATTCCAAATCTATAA
- a CDS encoding ABC transporter permease — MREIANLVLNESEKIYRKKRIVVVMLILAILIPLFVYAQYREVQTTQKRLGTSDWKVALQQQIVDSQNRLNNSRLPEEWRDWLKVRVEQQQYYLDHDINPTAPGAPTFVRAFIEQGITLFIPLLVMIVAIDIVSGERSDGTMKMLLTRPIRRFKILLSKYVTMLLFISLILLLVGIFSYVLSGVVFGYAGWNLPVLTGFGIDKETLNTNFVHLIPQWQYILMAYGLAWFVAIVVGTISFMVSVLIRNTPAGMGVMLAALIAGGILSSFATSWEGAKYIFSVNLSLTDYLSGKLPALQGLSMSFSLMNLTAWAVVSLIISFVVFTKQDMVN; from the coding sequence ATGCGTGAAATTGCGAATCTTGTTTTAAATGAATCAGAAAAAATCTATCGAAAGAAACGTATTGTTGTCGTCATGCTCATATTGGCAATCTTAATTCCTTTGTTTGTTTATGCACAGTATCGTGAAGTGCAGACAACGCAAAAACGCCTTGGTACGAGCGATTGGAAGGTAGCACTTCAGCAGCAAATTGTTGATTCGCAAAATCGTTTAAATAATTCTAGGTTGCCAGAAGAATGGCGGGATTGGCTGAAAGTACGAGTGGAGCAGCAACAATATTATTTAGATCATGATATTAATCCAACAGCACCAGGAGCACCAACGTTTGTACGAGCATTCATTGAACAAGGAATTACATTGTTTATTCCGCTACTTGTAATGATTGTTGCAATTGACATTGTATCGGGAGAACGAAGTGATGGAACGATGAAGATGCTTCTAACGCGGCCGATTCGACGCTTTAAAATTCTTCTCAGTAAATATGTGACGATGTTGTTATTTATCTCACTTATATTGCTCTTGGTGGGGATTTTCTCCTATGTATTATCGGGCGTTGTTTTCGGATATGCCGGGTGGAATTTACCGGTACTGACGGGTTTTGGAATTGATAAAGAAACATTGAATACAAATTTTGTCCACCTCATTCCGCAGTGGCAATATATTTTAATGGCATATGGATTAGCTTGGTTTGTTGCGATTGTTGTGGGAACCATATCCTTTATGGTTTCTGTGTTAATTCGTAATACACCAGCTGGTATGGGAGTCATGCTAGCGGCGTTAATTGCAGGTGGTATCTTAAGTTCCTTCGCAACGTCTTGGGAAGGGGCAAAATATATTTTTAGCGTAAATTTATCGCTCACAGATTATTTATCAGGGAAGTTACCGGCATTGCAAGGTCTATCGATGAGCTTTTCATTGATGAATTTAACAGCTTGGGCTGTAGTTTCTCTTATCATTTCATTTGTCGTATTTACGAAGCAAGACATGGTCAATTAA
- a CDS encoding ABC transporter ATP-binding protein: protein MTTVLSVRNVKKVIGKKTLVENISFDVNQGEVFGFLGPNGAGKTTTIRMLVGLIKATEGTISIGGYNIKENFREAMRQIGSIVENPELYTYLTGWENLKQFARMLGGISDERILEIAKMVHLDERIHDKVKTYSLGMKQRLGIAQALLGNPKLLILDEPTNGLDPAGIREMREFIHKLVKEENMSVFISSHLLSEVQMICDRVAIIHKGKMITVAPIEELIKTASDRVEWIVTPISRALELLKTSKEVREISIDDERLLCRMDINTISAWNKRFVENGIDVHSVKELVFTLEDLFIELTGSEKHA, encoded by the coding sequence ATGACGACGGTACTTTCAGTACGAAATGTGAAAAAGGTCATTGGGAAAAAGACGCTTGTTGAAAACATTTCATTTGATGTGAACCAAGGAGAAGTGTTTGGATTTTTAGGACCAAATGGAGCAGGGAAAACAACAACAATTCGGATGCTAGTTGGTCTTATTAAAGCGACTGAAGGTACGATCTCTATTGGTGGTTATAATATTAAAGAGAACTTTCGAGAAGCGATGCGGCAAATTGGTAGCATCGTGGAAAATCCAGAGCTCTATACATATTTAACAGGGTGGGAAAATTTAAAGCAATTTGCACGTATGCTTGGCGGTATATCAGATGAACGTATTTTAGAAATTGCAAAAATGGTTCATTTAGATGAACGTATTCACGATAAAGTGAAAACGTATTCTCTGGGTATGAAACAACGCCTTGGAATCGCGCAGGCTCTTCTTGGAAACCCGAAACTCCTTATACTAGATGAACCAACAAATGGCCTAGATCCAGCTGGTATAAGAGAGATGAGGGAGTTTATACATAAGCTTGTGAAAGAAGAAAACATGAGTGTCTTTATTTCGAGTCACTTACTAAGTGAAGTACAAATGATATGTGATCGTGTCGCTATTATTCATAAGGGAAAAATGATTACAGTTGCACCTATTGAAGAGTTGATTAAAACTGCGAGCGATCGTGTTGAATGGATTGTTACACCGATTTCCCGAGCATTAGAACTTTTAAAAACTTCAAAAGAAGTTAGGGAAATTAGCATAGATGATGAACGTTTATTGTGCCGAATGGATATTAATACAATTAGTGCTTGGAATAAACGCTTTGTAGAAAACGGAATAGATGTACATAGCGTGAAGGAGCTTGTATTTACACTAGAAGATTTATTTATTGAACTCACAGGGAGTGAGAAACATGCGTGA
- a CDS encoding SGNH/GDSL hydrolase family protein, which yields MRSKLVKGILLITIASFCLFAYGFISGINDVLNPKASNLTMKTAQKQVKGKQHPGTLQVVSLGDSLTRGVGDKEGIGYVGRVKESLQKDYKQKVALTNLAVSGAKMPDLLKQIASSGAQYSIKQADLIILTIGGNDLFPGWESLGKIDLETYRPNTETFQNQAKQILTEIRKLNPDSPIFWLGLYNPFEDVEDLKGSSSIVVDWNASLEKLAIDNKNVYITPTFDLFQNRGKELLYSDHFHPNEIGYSYMADRLLQGVVSKLKLNEGGAK from the coding sequence ATGAGATCCAAATTAGTAAAAGGAATTTTACTCATTACAATTGCATCTTTTTGTTTATTTGCATATGGTTTTATTTCGGGGATTAATGATGTATTAAATCCGAAAGCTTCAAATTTAACTATGAAGACAGCACAAAAACAAGTAAAGGGGAAACAGCACCCTGGAACATTACAAGTTGTCAGTTTAGGCGATTCTTTAACGCGTGGCGTTGGAGATAAAGAAGGAATTGGCTATGTGGGACGAGTGAAAGAAAGTTTGCAGAAGGACTACAAACAAAAGGTAGCGTTAACGAATTTAGCTGTTAGTGGTGCGAAAATGCCGGATTTGTTGAAACAAATAGCAAGTAGTGGTGCACAGTACTCAATTAAGCAAGCGGATCTTATCATTTTAACAATTGGAGGAAATGACTTATTTCCAGGATGGGAATCACTTGGAAAGATAGATCTAGAAACATATCGCCCTAATACAGAAACATTTCAAAATCAGGCAAAACAAATTTTAACAGAAATTCGAAAGCTAAATCCAGATAGCCCGATTTTCTGGCTCGGTTTATACAATCCTTTTGAGGATGTTGAAGATTTAAAAGGTTCTTCATCCATTGTTGTAGATTGGAATGCATCTTTAGAGAAGTTAGCAATAGATAATAAAAATGTATATATAACGCCAACGTTTGATCTGTTTCAAAACCGAGGGAAAGAATTATTATACTCAGATCATTTTCATCCGAATGAAATTGGCTACTCATATATGGCGGATCGCTTATTACAAGGCGTTGTAAGTAAGCTGAAGCTAAATGAAGGAGGGGCGAAATGA
- a CDS encoding LacI family DNA-binding transcriptional regulator, which produces MTNIKKIAEIAGVSVSTVSRVLNNHPYVSDKKRQEILAIIEELNYTQNVNAIHLVRGKTNVIGVILPHVNDQYYSAIIEGISKETAKKNYNMMLCQTNYSAEKELEILHMLKMKKLDGVIICSRMNGCKTIEEYTKFGPIVTCEEIESKCISSVHIDHYKVFSQGMKYVIENGHAHIGYCIGRSHSVNSQKRKQAYEEALQEISIESREEWKFTEHFTVEDGREVIRAWINMSVKPTAFLVSCNPIAAGMVTEAKKQGIRIPEDLAIIGCDDQEVADVLGITTIAHSSKVVGAKAFEILYEKIEDEKIDVKNIELLPQLTLRETT; this is translated from the coding sequence ATGACAAATATAAAAAAGATTGCGGAAATTGCCGGTGTATCAGTGTCAACGGTTTCACGTGTATTAAATAATCATCCGTATGTAAGTGATAAAAAGAGGCAGGAAATTTTAGCAATCATTGAAGAGCTAAATTACACCCAAAATGTGAATGCGATTCATTTAGTAAGAGGAAAGACGAATGTGATAGGTGTTATTTTGCCGCATGTAAATGATCAATATTACAGTGCAATTATTGAGGGGATTTCTAAAGAAACGGCCAAAAAAAATTATAATATGATGCTCTGTCAGACGAACTATAGTGCCGAAAAAGAACTTGAAATTTTGCATATGTTAAAAATGAAGAAGCTTGATGGTGTAATTATATGCTCGAGAATGAATGGCTGCAAAACAATAGAAGAATATACAAAGTTTGGTCCGATTGTAACATGTGAAGAAATAGAATCTAAGTGTATTTCTAGCGTACATATTGATCACTATAAGGTGTTTTCGCAGGGGATGAAATACGTAATAGAAAACGGACACGCCCACATTGGATATTGTATTGGCAGAAGTCATAGCGTAAATAGTCAAAAACGAAAACAAGCTTATGAGGAAGCGCTTCAGGAGATTTCTATAGAATCTCGAGAAGAATGGAAGTTTACAGAGCATTTTACAGTAGAGGATGGTCGTGAAGTGATAAGAGCGTGGATTAACATGTCTGTGAAACCAACAGCATTTCTCGTTTCTTGTAATCCAATCGCAGCAGGTATGGTAACGGAAGCAAAAAAACAAGGAATTCGTATTCCTGAAGATCTTGCAATTATTGGGTGCGATGACCAAGAGGTGGCTGATGTGTTAGGAATTACAACAATTGCTCATTCTAGTAAAGTAGTTGGTGCGAAAGCATTTGAAATATTATATGAGAAGATAGAGGATGAAAAAATAGATGTGAAGAACATTGAACTTTTACCACAGTTGACCCTTCGTGAAACTACATAA
- a CDS encoding YczE/YyaS/YitT family protein, with translation MIRLKLDYIFFISGLLILSLGINMMTTITSFGLSPYDSFFIALYQNFGVSIGFWIFMINFAFTLIVLFLNKKHITIGTIVTMVLISVFVDWIGSITIIMDSIRSLPKYITLVCGNLFVGAGIGIYVSTQLCAAPQEAFVLTMSEKKKWTFRRTEISLALLFLTLSFLLDGPIYFGTIILSFTTGWIIQAFIQIGTKILHMKKAY, from the coding sequence ATGATACGTCTAAAACTAGACTATATATTTTTTATTAGCGGACTACTCATCCTATCTCTTGGAATTAACATGATGACAACTATTACTTCATTTGGCCTTAGTCCTTATGATTCGTTTTTTATTGCGCTATATCAAAACTTTGGAGTAAGTATTGGCTTTTGGATTTTTATGATTAACTTCGCCTTTACACTTATTGTGCTATTTTTGAATAAGAAGCATATTACAATCGGAACAATTGTTACTATGGTTCTTATTTCTGTTTTTGTTGATTGGATTGGTTCTATTACTATCATTATGGATTCAATCCGCTCTCTTCCAAAATATATAACACTTGTGTGCGGAAATCTATTTGTTGGCGCTGGAATTGGAATTTATGTCTCCACACAATTATGTGCAGCACCACAAGAGGCCTTTGTCTTAACAATGTCTGAAAAGAAAAAGTGGACGTTTCGCAGAACAGAAATTTCATTAGCTTTGCTATTTTTGACACTCAGTTTCTTATTAGATGGGCCTATTTACTTCGGAACAATTATCCTTTCCTTTACAACAGGCTGGATCATTCAAGCATTTATTCAGATTGGTACAAAAATCCTCCACATGAAAAAAGCCTATTGA
- the thrC gene encoding threonine synthase produces MWKGLLAEYKEFLPITEKTPPLTLHEGNTPLILLENLSKRWGVTIYGKIEGANPSGSFKDRGMVMAVAKAKEAGSGAIICASTGNTSASAAAYAARAGLSCIVIIPNGKIAYGKLAQAVMYGAEIISMDGNFDHALQIVRKLSESSPITLVNSVNPYRIEGQKTAAFEICDALGKAPDILAIPVGNAGNITAYWKGFKEYHERLGTGLPEMRGFEAEGAAAIVHGHKIEEPETIATAIRIGNPASWEQAALTAEQSRGKIDEVTDREILEAYEWLAKYEGIFAEPASCASLAGVYKQLQSGEITKGSQIVAVLTGNGLKDPNIAIDTKGIQPVVLQNDEKVVFDYIQGAVFR; encoded by the coding sequence ATGTGGAAAGGTTTGCTTGCTGAGTATAAGGAGTTTTTACCTATTACGGAAAAGACACCTCCCTTAACATTGCATGAAGGTAATACACCACTTATTTTACTAGAAAACCTTTCAAAGCGGTGGGGCGTAACAATTTACGGGAAAATAGAGGGGGCAAATCCAAGCGGATCGTTTAAGGATCGCGGTATGGTAATGGCGGTAGCAAAAGCAAAAGAAGCAGGGAGCGGAGCGATTATCTGTGCATCTACAGGTAATACGTCTGCATCTGCAGCAGCTTATGCAGCTAGGGCAGGACTGTCGTGCATCGTTATTATTCCAAACGGGAAGATTGCATACGGTAAATTAGCGCAAGCTGTCATGTATGGTGCTGAGATTATAAGTATGGATGGGAATTTCGATCATGCTTTGCAAATTGTACGTAAGCTTAGCGAATCATCACCAATTACACTTGTAAATTCTGTTAATCCATACCGAATTGAAGGGCAAAAAACAGCTGCATTTGAGATTTGTGATGCGCTTGGGAAGGCGCCGGATATTTTAGCAATTCCAGTTGGTAATGCAGGCAATATTACAGCGTATTGGAAAGGTTTCAAAGAGTATCACGAAAGACTTGGTACGGGTTTACCAGAGATGCGCGGCTTTGAGGCTGAAGGAGCAGCGGCGATTGTGCACGGACATAAAATTGAAGAGCCAGAAACAATCGCAACAGCAATTCGAATTGGAAATCCCGCAAGTTGGGAGCAAGCCGCCCTAACTGCAGAACAATCTCGAGGTAAAATTGACGAAGTAACAGATCGTGAAATTCTTGAAGCGTATGAATGGCTAGCCAAGTATGAAGGAATCTTTGCAGAACCGGCTTCATGTGCTTCTCTTGCAGGTGTTTATAAACAATTGCAAAGCGGGGAAATTACAAAAGGAAGCCAAATTGTAGCGGTATTAACAGGTAACGGTTTGAAGGATCCAAATATCGCCATTGATACGAAGGGAATTCAACCAGTCGTGTTACAAAATGATGAGAAGGTTGTCTTTGACTATATTCAGGGAGCTGTCTTTCGGTAA